The Ignavibacteriota bacterium genomic sequence ACACTAAGAAGCGGTGAGGTTGTAAGGCCATTTAAATTTGAGGAAATAAAAGATGCAATAAACAGCTTAAAACTTTTTTACACTGCGGGAAGATGTAATTTATGTATTGATTTTTCCGCTGAATATGCGGACATATCAGTTGGTGATCCCTGGCTAAGAGGAAAAGACGGTAATTATTTATATAAAGAAGGCTGGACAACCATTTTAACAAGAACAGAAATTGGTGATGAAATGATTGATAATGCTGTTAATGATGGTTATATAAAAGTTGTTGATCTTCCACTTAAAACTTATATGATGAATTTTGAAAAAAATGCAATTTATAAAAGAAATTTTGTTCCAAAGAATATTAATTTACGAAATGCATTTAATATTCCTTCGCCCGAATATTCAAGACCTTTCAAAAAATTCAAAAAATCATCTTACCTAGTTGCATCAGTTAAAATTATTTTACTTTATTTTTCAAGAAAAAGTAAAAAACTAAGATTTTTAGGGGTTAAATTTTTCCAAACAGGCTTTGCAATGAAAGTATTTGCTTGGAATAGAGATAGAAAAAAACAAGATTTTTCATCGGACTATAGTAGAATGGAGAAGTTTGTTAATCATGTTGGTGAAAAATTTATCGATAAATTAAAATAATTGTCTTTATTTAAGTGGCTTAATAATCTTAATTTTATTTAAACTTGAAAAATAAATTCTTATCTAATTTTATTAAAATAACTTTTACTGTTGCATTAGCTATTTATGCATTTTATAAATCAGGCCTTTTTGATGCTGATGGACAGGAAAAATTTCTGGGACTATTATCAAATGTTAGGGTAGGTTATTTAATTTTTTCAATTTTATTGGCTTTTTTTCTAAATCTGTCAAGTGCAATAAAATGGAATATGCTTTTAAATTCACGAGGTGTTTTTGTAAAATTATGGCGTATTTATGCGTTTTATAGCATTGGAAAATTTTTTAATTTAATTTTACCAACTAGTCTTGGCGGAGATGTTGTTAGAATTTATCAATTAGGACAATATACTGGTAAAAAACATACAGCTGCGGCTTCAGTTATTGTTGAAAGATTTTCAGGATTGATAGTATTGATGATTATGGCTGTTATTGCGGTTATTATTAATATTAATGTTTTTAATCAATTGTGGTTATCAATTGCATTATTGTCAGGTTCCATATTTTTAGGTATAATTGTTTGGATAATTTTTTCCCAATCGGTTTTTGATTTCTTTTATAATATTATTGGCAGAAAAATAAAGATTGTTGGTAAAATTTTTAATAAAATTCAAAAAATACGCCAGATGATTATTGAATTTAAATCAGATAAGAAAGCTATGGTTTGGGCTTTAATAAATTCATTGATATTTCAGTTATTGGCGGTTGTTAACGTTTGGATTTCTGCAAAAGCTTTTAATGATGAGTTGAGCTTTATTACAAGTTTGATTGCCGTACCCGTAATATTGTTTATAATGAATATTCCATTTTCGATTGGCGGAATTGGATTAATGGAATTTGGTTATGTTTTTACACTACCGCTTTTTGGTATTTCAACAGCATTGTCAATTTCAACAGCATTGTTAATAAGATTTAAAAGTATTTTAGATGCTTTAATTGGTGGAATATTTTACTTGTTCTTAAAGAATAACAAGTCAATTGTAGATGAAATTTCTAAAGAACAAATAACTTAAATTTTTTTTCGGATATTTTTTAATGAAATCCCTTTTTAATATCATCCTATTTTTTATTTTAGCCAATATATCATTTGCGCAATCAATTAAGTTAATTTCTCCTAATGGAAATGAAAAATTAATTGAAGGACAAAGATACGGCATTACTTGGAATTCCGAAAAAATAGAAAAAGTTAATATTTATTATTCAACTAATTTAAATGCGCAATGGATAAAAATTGCTGAAAATATAAATGCAGAATTAGGTCATTTCAGTTGGAAAGTTCCATATTTATCTTCCAAACAAATAAAAATAAAAGTATCTGATTATAACAACCAAAATGTAAATGCAAGTTCTGATAATTATATCGAATTAAGTAATGAAGGAAAGTACTCATTCCTTAAAAAATCAACCGGCGAACCAATAAAAATTCTTCCTTTAGGCAATTCAATTACTTTTGATAATAGAAAAAATGATACTAGAGCTGTTGAGGACAAAATTGGTTATAGATATCCGCTCTATCTTTTACTTAAAGATGCAGGCTATAATTTTGAATTTATTGGTAGTGAACATGCCGGAAGCAATTATTTCCCAGAAGAAGGATTTGATGCAAATGCCGGATTTCCGGGAATTTATGACAATGAGCTTAATAATCTTTTAGCGACAGGAATAGTTCATCTTTCATTAAATGGCAGATTAGACACTTTAACTGAAGGTCCGTATTTAGATACTTATTCACCTGATATTATTTTACTGCATATTGGGACAAATGGAAACGATGTTGCCGGTGGAACAAGCGCTGTTGATATTGAAAATATTTTAGATAAAATTGATGATTATGAATCTTCTAGCGGAAAAAGCGTAAAAGTATTTCTTGCAAGGATCATTGATAGAGTCCCAAATCAAACTTATGTAACTACCTTAAATAATAATATTCAGACAATGGCATTAGATCGTATAAATAATCCTTTGAATGATGCTTATCCGGATAATATTACAATTGTAAATATGCAAAGTATTTCGGGATTTGATTACACAATTAGTCCCGACCCAAATGGCAGTCCCGGTGATATGAATGACTTATTACACCCGAACGATAAAGGTTATGTAAAAATTGCGAATACTTGGTTTAATGCGATTAAAGGATATTTAGGAGATCCAATAAAAATTACAAAACAGCCGCAAACAGTTGCTGCAATTGAAGGGAATAGCGTTCAGTTTAAAGTTATAATTGAAGGATCACAACCGATTTCCTATCAATGGAAAAAAAATGGTTTAGACATAAATGGAGAAACAAACTCGACTTTGATTATTGATAATATTCAGCACTCTGAAAGTGGTAATTACTATTCATGTCTTATTTCAAATAATGCAGGTTCCGTAGAAACTGATAAAGCAAAATTATATGTTACGGAAAGTAATAAGCGAGTTACATATGGAGAAATTTTACATTATGATTTTAATGAAAGCTCCGGTATAAAAATTCATGATGTGGCTATTCCAAATGATTCTCTTAACCTAATTATAAATAATAATAGCAGTATTTTATGGCAGCCAAAGAATATTGATAATTATGGTCACTCAGAAATTAACACTCCGAATTCTGCAACCAAATTATTTGATTCATTGGTAAGTGCTGATGAAATGACTCTTGAAATTTGGCTGCATGCTAAAAATAATATCGCACAAAATTTATCAAGAATTGTATCTTTTTCTGAAAATAAAAATGATCTTAATTTTTCATTGATTCAAAATCAATATCAGTATGAATTCAAATTAAGAACAAGTCAAACAAATAATGAAGGACTTTCACTTCTTTCAAACAGTTTACAATCAAGTTTAGATAAAATCACTCATCTTGTATTTACTTTTGATAATAATGATACCGTTAAATTATTCATTAACGGCAATCTTATTTCAAAAACAAAAATTGAAGGAGATTTTTCCAATTGGAATTCTGAATATAAATTTGCTATTGCCAATGAACTTAATGAAGATTTACCTTGGTTAGGATCTTATTTTCTTTTATCAATTTATAATCGTGCACTTAGTGGCACGGAAATATATCATAACTACACTTTAGGAGTTGATAATATTAATAAAAATATTATTGCGCCTACAAACTTGGCCGGCTCTTTGATTTCCGGCAATAAAATTGTATTAAATTGGATTGATAATTCAAACATTGAAGACGGTTATATTGTAAGAAGAAAAAGAAATAATTCATTATTTGAAATTGTAAGTACACTTGGAGCGAGCCAACAGACATATATTGATAATTCAATAACTGATGGTCAAAATTACGTATACACAGTAAGCGCATTTAATTCTTTAGGAGAAAGTTTAAATTCTAACCTCAAATCACTTTCAACAGAGTTGATTGGTCCAACAGAGTTGACAGGTTTCATTAATGAAAGCAATGCCGTTGAGTTAAATTGGGTAGATAATACCGAAAATGAATTAGGTTATATTATTGAAGCTAAAGCAAATCACCCAGATTCATTATTTCATGTTATTGATACTGTTGGCATTAACACAATTAAATATATTGATGACGCTACTAAAAATTTTTCTCCATATATCTATAGAGTTATGGGTTATTCAGAAGTTTCATTTTCAAATTATTCAAATGAATTACAAATTAATGTAGTTGGAATAAATCTTTACGAAGCTGAAATACCAATTGAATTTGAATTAAAACAAAATTATCCCAATCCTTTTAATCCTTCGACTACAATAGAATTTTCTATTCCACAAACATCTCATACTAAATTATTTTTAACAAATATTCTTGGTGAAAAAGTACTCGATTTACTTGATGAAGAAAAAAAGACCGGTAAGTATAGCATCCTTTTAAAAGGACAAGGTTTAAGTTCGGGTATTTACTTTTATATTTTAGAAGCCGAAGGTTTGGAATCACCAAAGCATTTTAAATCTGCAAGAAAAATGATTTTGTTAAATTAATTATCACTTCTTCGTAAAATTCTAATCTCTATAACAATAGCCCAAATTCATTTAATTTTAATTTAGAATTTACGATTATAAACTTATAATGAATTATTTTGAGAAAATTCTCAAATTAACACATTATTTTATTAAATTTGTGTTAATATAACTTAAATTATAATTTGGAATAATATTTGCAATAAATAATATATAAATTCTTTAGGAGAGAAGTAAATGAAAAAACTTACAATATTGTTGTTCTTTTTTACAGTTTTTATTGGGAAATCCTTAGCACAAGTTGAATTGCTGTCAAATGGAACCTTCGACGCAGATAATAGTTGGCAAAAATCAAATGCAGGTGCTACAATATTGAATGGGCAAGTCACACTTGATGCATTAGTTTGGAGTAATCCCTATATTTTCCAAAATTTGATCGAAGGGTCACAAACTGGAAAATCGTTAATACTATCGTATAAAGTTATTGAAGATAATATAGGCTCGGATAAATTTGTAATTTATGGTGTAAATGGATTTCAAACTTCTATAGTAAATTCATATGTAGAATTAGATCATTGTTGGAATGCATAATTTGAAATTTTTCAGATGCAGATCCAGGAAGTCAATTAATTTTAGAATTTAGGCAGTACCGGTTCTTTAGTTTTAGATAATATTTCTTTAATTGATAATAGTCCATTGCCAAATGAAAGAGTTTCTGAAAATTTACAGGTTTTATACAACTTCAAAGATGGCACA encodes the following:
- a CDS encoding flippase-like domain-containing protein, whose amino-acid sequence is MKNKFLSNFIKITFTVALAIYAFYKSGLFDADGQEKFLGLLSNVRVGYLIFSILLAFFLNLSSAIKWNMLLNSRGVFVKLWRIYAFYSIGKFFNLILPTSLGGDVVRIYQLGQYTGKKHTAAASVIVERFSGLIVLMIMAVIAVIININVFNQLWLSIALLSGSIFLGIIVWIIFSQSVFDFFYNIIGRKIKIVGKIFNKIQKIRQMIIEFKSDKKAMVWALINSLIFQLLAVVNVWISAKAFNDELSFITSLIAVPVILFIMNIPFSIGGIGLMEFGYVFTLPLFGISTALSISTALLIRFKSILDALIGGIFYLFLKNNKSIVDEISKEQIT
- a CDS encoding immunoglobulin domain-containing protein — its product is MKSLFNIILFFILANISFAQSIKLISPNGNEKLIEGQRYGITWNSEKIEKVNIYYSTNLNAQWIKIAENINAELGHFSWKVPYLSSKQIKIKVSDYNNQNVNASSDNYIELSNEGKYSFLKKSTGEPIKILPLGNSITFDNRKNDTRAVEDKIGYRYPLYLLLKDAGYNFEFIGSEHAGSNYFPEEGFDANAGFPGIYDNELNNLLATGIVHLSLNGRLDTLTEGPYLDTYSPDIILLHIGTNGNDVAGGTSAVDIENILDKIDDYESSSGKSVKVFLARIIDRVPNQTYVTTLNNNIQTMALDRINNPLNDAYPDNITIVNMQSISGFDYTISPDPNGSPGDMNDLLHPNDKGYVKIANTWFNAIKGYLGDPIKITKQPQTVAAIEGNSVQFKVIIEGSQPISYQWKKNGLDINGETNSTLIIDNIQHSESGNYYSCLISNNAGSVETDKAKLYVTESNKRVTYGEILHYDFNESSGIKIHDVAIPNDSLNLIINNNSSILWQPKNIDNYGHSEINTPNSATKLFDSLVSADEMTLEIWLHAKNNIAQNLSRIVSFSENKNDLNFSLIQNQYQYEFKLRTSQTNNEGLSLLSNSLQSSLDKITHLVFTFDNNDTVKLFINGNLISKTKIEGDFSNWNSEYKFAIANELNEDLPWLGSYFLLSIYNRALSGTEIYHNYTLGVDNINKNIIAPTNLAGSLISGNKIVLNWIDNSNIEDGYIVRRKRNNSLFEIVSTLGASQQTYIDNSITDGQNYVYTVSAFNSLGESLNSNLKSLSTELIGPTELTGFINESNAVELNWVDNTENELGYIIEAKANHPDSLFHVIDTVGINTIKYIDDATKNFSPYIYRVMGYSEVSFSNYSNELQINVVGINLYEAEIPIEFELKQNYPNPFNPSTTIEFSIPQTSHTKLFLTNILGEKVLDLLDEEKKTGKYSILLKGQGLSSGIYFYILEAEGLESPKHFKSARKMILLN